The region TGCAACTGGAAGCAGCACGCTTTGCAATCGACGTGTTGGAGATGCTGGATCGAAAAACCAAAGGGAATCGCACCGACGACGAAGAGCGGTTTCTCCAGCAGACGCTTACCAACTTGCGATTGAATTTCGTTGATGAGGCGAATCGAGTAGCGGCAGCACCTTCGCCGGTGGAAGAGACGACTACACAAGCGTAGTCGCCTTATCAGTTAGGAACTATGCTTGCCTATCTGCAACTGTTTCGTATTGGGAACGCGCTCATTGCGGCAATCGCTGTAGTGATTTGCGGTTGGCTGGTTGTCCCGTTTTGGCAGTCGATTGAGTTGATTTGTGCGGCAATCGCGGCAT is a window of bacterium DNA encoding:
- a CDS encoding DUF1844 domain-containing protein — encoded protein: MDKDTSYFFTLVYQFSEMAMIGMGKLPGPDGKVGPVQLEAARFAIDVLEMLDRKTKGNRTDDEERFLQQTLTNLRLNFVDEANRVAAAPSPVEETTTQA